One window from the genome of Vespula pensylvanica isolate Volc-1 chromosome 19, ASM1446617v1, whole genome shotgun sequence encodes:
- the LOC122635692 gene encoding pancreatic triacylglycerol lipase-like isoform X2, translated as MLFLKQNLSKSSTNDMQHRLTADKSQGFFLGEVLLDALVNPMGTAQNDRSVINNIFDPNLIAEDVTFELYTRNNPVQAYFLKVDDIIGLKESPFESENPTKILIHGWTDSANTYWLQDFRQNYLTVGNYNVISVNWFPASLKEYWIAAKLTRQVGKYIAEMLNFLVSQTDLSLDDIHILGHSLGAHVAGFAGMEVSGTIGRITGMDPARPGFESSSLNDLRIRLDSRDAKFVDIIHTCAGTLGFIRSIGHADFYPNGGTFRQPGCPVFSAQYCSHARAHDFMGESIINPLTFGAVQCNSWIEFKAAKCRDNSTIVFMGENVSRNARGSFFLETNPQPPFGKNEI; from the exons ATGTTGTTTCTCAAACAAA ATTTATCTAAAAGTTCCACCAATGATATGCAACACCGTTTAACAGCGGATAAATCACAAGGATTTTTTTTAGGAGAAGTACTTTTAGATGCTCTTGTTAATCCAATGGGTACAGCCCAAAATGATCGATcggttataaataatattttcgatccgAATTTGATAGCCGAAGATGTTACATTCGAGCTCTATACAAGAAATAATCCTGTTCAAGCATATTTTTTGAAGGTGGATGATATAATAGGACTAAAAGAATCTCCATTTGAATCTGAAAATCCTACAAAGATACTCATTCATGGATGGACCGATAGTGCAAACACTTATTGGCTGCAAGATTTTCGACAAAATTACCTAACAGTGGgaaattataatgttattagCGTCAATTGGTTCCCTGCATCGCTGAAAGAGTATTGGATCGCTGCAAAACTAACTCGCCAG GTCGGCAAATATATAGCAGAAATGTTGAATTTTCTTGTCTCACAAACTGATCTCTCGCTggacgatatacatatattaggACATAGTTTAGGAGCTCATGTCGCTGGATTTGCTGGGATGGAAGTATCCGGAACAATTGGAAGAATAACTGGCATGGATCCAGCTCGACCAGGTTTCGAATCTTCGAGTTTGAACGATTTAAGAATACGTTTAGATTCTAGAGATGCCAAATTTGTGGATATCATACATACTTGCGCAGGGACACTTGGCTTCATTAGATCGATTGGTCATGCAGATTTCTATCCAAACGGAGGAACGTTCAGGCAGCCTGGATGTCCTGTCTTCTCAGCAc AATACTGCAGTCATGCTAGAGCTCACGATTTTATGGGCGAATCTATTATCAATCCATTAACTTTCGGTGCTGTTCAATGCAATAGTTGGATAGAATTCAAAGCAGCCAAGTGCAGAGATAACTCTACTATAGTGTTCATGGGTGAAAACGTTAGTCGGAATGCTCGTGGTTCATTTTTCTTGGAAACTAATCCACAACCACCATTCGGaaaaaatgagatataa
- the LOC122635691 gene encoding inactive peptidyl-prolyl cis-trans isomerase FKBP6: MTKPLNLRDGFTLSDLLSPDGFTVEIGDEYFQEEEEDNFSYNPNVFLSNEELINMLNMDDFKTDETEDDENDEATGTMLCGISFATMKTKMIPVTKDEKVMKLIKRKGVGEIVPYNAQVTIKYISYFEYNDEPFDSTYAHGHPKTVRLNQDLLIPGLEVAITSMEKHEIAIFIIHPDLAYGRFGCPPRILPNEEVMFVIHVVDFLDNGSADTYLNLNMEEKKLFSNIVKCINDLLNTAKYNFINMKTKKAIRVYEKAIRLLENAELKDDKEEEEVKKLLSRSYNNLAICFNKEEMPRRACMACNKVPIPTVKTYFNHGKALVKIGEYIKGLNELQIAYKMEPKDKDIYKEICLANEKYIKYNEIEKRLWSNCFNFSKKEKKETEFQKAAREMCESFAKDNYLSRQPFPEGLTREEENYIREQAAALGLNVVSQTKYGKKMLYLTKTKY; encoded by the exons ATGACAAAGCCTTTAAATCTTCGGGATGGGTTTACATTGAG CGATTTATTGTCTCCAGACGGTTTTACCGTTGAAATTGGAGATGAATATTTccaggaagaagaagaggataatttttcatataatccgaatgtatttttatcaaacgaagaattaattaatatgctTAATATGGATGATTTCAAAACTGACGAAACTGAAGATGATGAAAATGATGAAGCTACAGGTACTATGCTTTGTGGAATAAGCTTCGCaacaatgaaaacaaaaatgattccGGTAACAAAGGATGAAAAg gttatgaaattaattaaacgaaaaggaGTTGGTGAGATTGTACCATACAATGCTCAGGTCActatcaaatatataagttattttgaatataatgATGAACCTTTTGATTCGACATATGCGCATGGGCATCCAAAAACTGTTCGTCTTAATCAGGACTTATTAATTCCTGGTCTAGAAGTTGCTATAACCTCTATGGAAAAACATGAAAttgctatttttattattcatcctGATCTTGCATATGGACGTTTTGGATGCCCTCCTCGTATTTTACCTAATGAAGAAGTTATGTTTGTTATTCATGTGGTTGACTTCCTTGATAATGGGTCAGCTGATACTTATCTTAATTTaaatatggaagaaaaaaaattattttcaaatattgttaaatgtaTTAACGATTTGCTTAATACAgccaaatataattttataaacatgaAGACTAAAAAAGCTATACGGGT atACGAAAAAGCTATACGTTTATTGGAAAATGCAGAACTAAAAGAtgataaggaagaagaagaagtaaaaaaattactttccagatcttataataatcttgcaatatgttttaataaagaagaaatgccACGCCGTGCTTGCATGGCTTGTAACAAAGTACCCATACCTACTGTTAAAACTTACTTCAA tcATGGCAAAGCACTGGTGAAAATTGGGGAATATATAAAAGGTTTGAATGAATTGCAAATTGCATACAAAATGGAAccaaaagataaagatatatacaaagaaatttGTTTG gcgaatgaaaaatatattaaatataatgaaatagaaaaacgattATGGTCCAattgtttcaatttttctaaaaaagagaaaaaagagactgAATTTCAAAAAGCAGCTCGAGAAATGTGTGAATCTTTTGCTAAAGATAATTATCTATCAAGACAACCATTTCCTGAAGGCTTAacacgagaagaagagaattatATACGCGAGCAAGCAGCTGCATTGGGTCTTAATGTTGTTTCTCAAACAAAGTATGGCAAGAAGATGTTATATTTaactaaaacaaaatattga
- the LOC122635696 gene encoding short transient receptor potential channel 7-like gives MCYVRVNPIHITEYLFFAIFGQKNTDDFSISVRHKLQPKWTIYLFKISFSLYMLVTVIVLINLLIAMMSDTYQNIQSQSHIEWKYGLSKLIRKMQKTRTAPSPLNLFTTWITYLVKMCKKKASKKKKMSVMHGFMKNRTLSKSSFSQDNKILPLDRNKDNDNFALLRSSPFQSQSSLILASKIENVVEWDTVRRKYRMRFGDEIEKPSGEDDIVNGTI, from the exons ATGTGTTACG taaGAGTCAATCCTATCCACATTACGGAATACCTTTTCTTCGCAATTTTTGGACAAAAAAATACCGACGATTTTTCGATTTCGGTGAGGCACAAGTTGCAACCAAAATggacaatatatttatttaag atatcattctctctctacatGCTTGTCACCGTTATCGTCTTGATCAACCTTCTAATTGCTATGATGAGTGACACCTATCAAAACATCCAGTCGCAAAGTCATATAGAGTGGAAATACGGACTCAGTAAACTTATACGTAAAATGCAAAA aaCACGAACTGCTCCCTCGCCGTTAAATCTGTTCACCACGTGGATAACATATCTTGTAAAGATGTGTAAGAAGAAagcaagtaaaaagaaaaaaatgagtgTAATGCATGGTTTTATGAAGAATCGTACACTCTCGAAAAGTTCATTCTCTCAA gataataaaatacttcCATTGGATCGCAACAAGGACAACGATAATTTCGCTCTGCTACGTTCGAGTCCTTTTCAAAGCCAATCATCTTTAATCTTGGCgtcaaaaattgaaaatgtagTTGAATGGGACACCGTTCGTCGGAAATATAGGATGCGTTTTGGAGATGAGATAGAGAAACCGTCGGGAGAGGATGACATCGTCAATggaacgatataa
- the LOC122635697 gene encoding protein LZIC-like — protein MSSHGKAETERLKQNLEEQLDRLVQQLEDLEECKDEMTNEEYEEAKEETMEQLRELNESLQRMISGNMTLINQLGAMQLAAQAAISAAFKTPAVIRMFGRREPDQLRERLFQIERDIKLGKLNKDAADRLRAEVLSALRQLGEKLDPSELQLLEKFSLNSIDATSYVQVTEAVEKGQMALAAVGKEVRATQST, from the exons atgagtTCTCACGGTAAAGCAGAAACCGAAAGATTGAAACAAAATTTAGAAGAACAGCTTGATAGATTAGTACAACAATTGGAGGATCTTGAAGAATGCAA AGATGAAATGACTAATGAAGAATATGAagaagcgaaagaagaaacaatggAACAACTTCGTGAATTAAATGAATCATTACAAAGAATGATTTCTGGAAATATGACTCTTATCAATCAACTTGGAGCAATGCAAttg GCAGCTCAAGCAGCAATAAGTGCAGCTTTCAAAACTCCTGCTGTAATTAGAATGTTTGGAAGACGCGAGCCTGATCAACTCAGAGAACGGCTGTTTCAAATTGAACGTGACATAAAACTTGGAAAACTGAATAAAGATGCTGCTGATCGATTACGTGCTGAAGTACTGAGTGCTTTAAGACAGCTTGGAGAAAAATTGGATCCTTCTGAATTacaattattagaaaaattttctttaaatagtaTAGATGCAACAAGCTATGTACAAGTGACAGAGGCTGTAGAAAAGGGTCAAATGGCTTTAGCAGCAGTTGGTAAAGAAGTTAGAGCTACTCAAAGTAcctag
- the LOC122635692 gene encoding pancreatic triacylglycerol lipase-like isoform X1: MSFIARFVFLLTFLNLSKSSTNDMQHRLTADKSQGFFLGEVLLDALVNPMGTAQNDRSVINNIFDPNLIAEDVTFELYTRNNPVQAYFLKVDDIIGLKESPFESENPTKILIHGWTDSANTYWLQDFRQNYLTVGNYNVISVNWFPASLKEYWIAAKLTRQVGKYIAEMLNFLVSQTDLSLDDIHILGHSLGAHVAGFAGMEVSGTIGRITGMDPARPGFESSSLNDLRIRLDSRDAKFVDIIHTCAGTLGFIRSIGHADFYPNGGTFRQPGCPVFSAQYCSHARAHDFMGESIINPLTFGAVQCNSWIEFKAAKCRDNSTIVFMGENVSRNARGSFFLETNPQPPFGKNEI; the protein is encoded by the exons ATGTCGTTCATCGCTCGGTTTGTGTTCTTGTTAACTTTTCTAA ATTTATCTAAAAGTTCCACCAATGATATGCAACACCGTTTAACAGCGGATAAATCACAAGGATTTTTTTTAGGAGAAGTACTTTTAGATGCTCTTGTTAATCCAATGGGTACAGCCCAAAATGATCGATcggttataaataatattttcgatccgAATTTGATAGCCGAAGATGTTACATTCGAGCTCTATACAAGAAATAATCCTGTTCAAGCATATTTTTTGAAGGTGGATGATATAATAGGACTAAAAGAATCTCCATTTGAATCTGAAAATCCTACAAAGATACTCATTCATGGATGGACCGATAGTGCAAACACTTATTGGCTGCAAGATTTTCGACAAAATTACCTAACAGTGGgaaattataatgttattagCGTCAATTGGTTCCCTGCATCGCTGAAAGAGTATTGGATCGCTGCAAAACTAACTCGCCAG GTCGGCAAATATATAGCAGAAATGTTGAATTTTCTTGTCTCACAAACTGATCTCTCGCTggacgatatacatatattaggACATAGTTTAGGAGCTCATGTCGCTGGATTTGCTGGGATGGAAGTATCCGGAACAATTGGAAGAATAACTGGCATGGATCCAGCTCGACCAGGTTTCGAATCTTCGAGTTTGAACGATTTAAGAATACGTTTAGATTCTAGAGATGCCAAATTTGTGGATATCATACATACTTGCGCAGGGACACTTGGCTTCATTAGATCGATTGGTCATGCAGATTTCTATCCAAACGGAGGAACGTTCAGGCAGCCTGGATGTCCTGTCTTCTCAGCAc AATACTGCAGTCATGCTAGAGCTCACGATTTTATGGGCGAATCTATTATCAATCCATTAACTTTCGGTGCTGTTCAATGCAATAGTTGGATAGAATTCAAAGCAGCCAAGTGCAGAGATAACTCTACTATAGTGTTCATGGGTGAAAACGTTAGTCGGAATGCTCGTGGTTCATTTTTCTTGGAAACTAATCCACAACCACCATTCGGaaaaaatgagatataa
- the LOC122635687 gene encoding zinc finger MYND domain-containing protein 11 isoform X1 has translation MSIRRRTDPFMTQRIWDAIKITVHQRSLPSNDRMVRHLARVYGITEQQAQEELNKAVEDNLVLLKKVPSKTGIEQESYRLPIESPGNSDHDWYCYKCQKAGLVESCQQCYRVYHLSCHVPTNTKLKVCDFCEKINTDTYPDKSDLNHILSFTCGHLKAKLPLEITNRTIVFNNDPVVTPPSGFSGPTWISEGEDAWRPGFLIKKHMDLAVMDSKTNKNEYNNLVEFQADAHNILHNILLYHGAHSIIGEMGNTMYQDCCYDLQEIRRCADCYRISNEKSEKMWFCIPCNPPHQLVYAKQKGYPYWPAKVMQINGNVYDVRFFGGHHMRANIEKVFIRPISVSLQTLQPSEKGKWKEMKIKRSTAWNRAFEELKHHQHLLQKSGKNIEDIDGGSDYDGPKAAKIRHVDSASLKETSHNSNTTKQIIKDLRVKVERLSTDGHGELTASQETKGNKSPRSKAGSEERQVPHLPVAEDEPTREISSTCPQGLKKEGSQEDMVTSSSQEPRSKCVLVQTEQIQTEVIPAKIKRERRTSEQPITTALEKLRRELELDKCREMERLQAEHAKELRQLTDRHQQIISEIKKKQWCYNCEAEAIYHCCWNTAYCSTDCQQVHWQREHKRVCRRKR, from the exons ATGTCTATACGTCGGAGAACAGATCCGTTTATGACTCAACGTATATGGGATGCCATAAAAATTACAGTACATCAAAGAAGTTTACCTAGCAATGATCGCATGGTACGACATTTGGCACGCGTTTACGGAATTACGGAACAGCAAGCTCAAGAAGAATTGAACAAAGCTGTAGAAGATaatcttgttttattaaaaaaagtaccATCAAAAACAGGAATTGAACAAGAAAGTTACAGATTACCCATAGAATCACCAGGAAATAGCGATCATGATTGGTATTGTTACAAATGCCAAAAAGCTGGATTAGTAGAATCTTGTCAACAATGTTACAGAGTATATCATCTTAGTTGTCATGTGCCtacaaatacaaaattaaaagtttGTGACTTTTGCGag aaaataaatactgACACATATCCAGATAAATCTGATCTCAATCATATACTTAGCTTTACATGTGGTCATTTAAAAGCAAAATTACCACTAGAAATTACGAATCGAACTATAGTTTTTAATAACGATCCTGTTGTTACACCACCAAGTGGATTTTCTGGACCTACTTGGATAAGTGAAGGTGAAGATGCATGGCGTCCAggttttcttataaaaaaacatatggATTTGGCAGTTATGGATTCCAAAACTAACAAGAACGAATACAATAATTTAGTGGAATTTCAAGCAGATGCACACAATATTCTgcataatattcttttatatcatgGAG cTCACAGTATAATCGGGGAAATGGGCAACACAATGTATCAAGATTGCTGTTATGATCTTCAAGAAATTCGTCGGTGCGCAGATTGTTACCGAATATCGAATGAGAAATCGGAGAAAATGTGGTTCTGTATACCATGCAACCCACCGCATCAACTTGTTTATGCTAAACAAAAAGGATATCCTTATTGGCCAGCCAAAGTTATGCAAATTAATGGCAATGTCTACGATGTTCGATTCTTTGGGGGACATCACATGCGGGCTAACatagaaaaagtttttattcgGCCGATTAGCGTCAGCTTACAAACTTTACAG CCTTCGGAAAAGGGAAAGTGGAAAGAAATGAAG ATAAAGAGATCAACGGCATGGAACAGAGCTTTTGAAGAATTGAAACATCATCAACACTTACTACAAAAGTCGGGCAAGAATATTGAAGACATAGATGGTGGCAGTGACTATGATGGACCCAAAGCTGCAAAAATTCGGCATGTAGATTCAGCAAGTTTGAAAGAAACTTCTCACAACAGCAATACAACGAAACagattataaaagatttaagaGTTAAAGTCGAACGTCTAAGTACTGATGGTCATGGAGAATTAACAGCATCTCAAGAGACCAAAGGAAATAAATCTCCAAGAAGTAAAGCTGGAAGTGAAGAAAGACAAGTCCCACACTTGCCAGTAGCAGAGGATGAACCTACAAGAGAAATATCCAGTACATGTCCACAAGGTTTAAAGAAGGAGGGATCTCAAGAAGACATGGTAACATCTAGTTCTCAAGAACCAAGATCTAAATGTGTTCTCGTGCAAACAGAGCAAATTCAAACAGAAGTGATACCAGCAAAG ATAAAAAGGGAACGTAGGACTTCTGAACAACCTATAACAACGGCGTTAGAAAAACTACGACGAGAATTGGAACTTGACAAATGcagagaaatggaaagacTTCAAGCAGAACATGCCAAAGAGTTGAGGCAACTAACTGATAGACATCAACAGATTATatctgaaattaaaaagaaacaatgg TGTTACAACTGTGAAGCTGAAGCTATATATCATTGTTGCTGGAACACAGCTTATTGCAGTACTGATTGTCAACAGGTTCACTGGCAACGTGAACACAAAAGGGTCTGTCGACGTAAACGCTAA
- the LOC122635687 gene encoding zinc finger MYND domain-containing protein 11 isoform X2, which yields MSIRRRTDPFMTQRIWDAIKITVHQRSLPSNDRMVRHLARVYGITEQQAQEELNKAVEDNLVLLKKVPSKTGIEQESYRLPIESPGNSDHDWYCYKCQKAGLVESCQQCYRVYHLSCHVPTNTKLKVCDFCEKINTDTYPDKSDLNHILSFTCGHLKAKLPLEITNRTIVFNNDPVVTPPSGFSGPTWISEGEDAWRPGFLIKKHMDLAVMDSKTNKNEYNNLVEFQADAHNILHNILLYHGAHSIIGEMGNTMYQDCCYDLQEIRRCADCYRISNEKSEKMWFCIPCNPPHQLVYAKQKGYPYWPAKVMQINGNVYDVRFFGGHHMRANIEKVFIRPISVSLQTLQIKRSTAWNRAFEELKHHQHLLQKSGKNIEDIDGGSDYDGPKAAKIRHVDSASLKETSHNSNTTKQIIKDLRVKVERLSTDGHGELTASQETKGNKSPRSKAGSEERQVPHLPVAEDEPTREISSTCPQGLKKEGSQEDMVTSSSQEPRSKCVLVQTEQIQTEVIPAKIKRERRTSEQPITTALEKLRRELELDKCREMERLQAEHAKELRQLTDRHQQIISEIKKKQWCYNCEAEAIYHCCWNTAYCSTDCQQVHWQREHKRVCRRKR from the exons ATGTCTATACGTCGGAGAACAGATCCGTTTATGACTCAACGTATATGGGATGCCATAAAAATTACAGTACATCAAAGAAGTTTACCTAGCAATGATCGCATGGTACGACATTTGGCACGCGTTTACGGAATTACGGAACAGCAAGCTCAAGAAGAATTGAACAAAGCTGTAGAAGATaatcttgttttattaaaaaaagtaccATCAAAAACAGGAATTGAACAAGAAAGTTACAGATTACCCATAGAATCACCAGGAAATAGCGATCATGATTGGTATTGTTACAAATGCCAAAAAGCTGGATTAGTAGAATCTTGTCAACAATGTTACAGAGTATATCATCTTAGTTGTCATGTGCCtacaaatacaaaattaaaagtttGTGACTTTTGCGag aaaataaatactgACACATATCCAGATAAATCTGATCTCAATCATATACTTAGCTTTACATGTGGTCATTTAAAAGCAAAATTACCACTAGAAATTACGAATCGAACTATAGTTTTTAATAACGATCCTGTTGTTACACCACCAAGTGGATTTTCTGGACCTACTTGGATAAGTGAAGGTGAAGATGCATGGCGTCCAggttttcttataaaaaaacatatggATTTGGCAGTTATGGATTCCAAAACTAACAAGAACGAATACAATAATTTAGTGGAATTTCAAGCAGATGCACACAATATTCTgcataatattcttttatatcatgGAG cTCACAGTATAATCGGGGAAATGGGCAACACAATGTATCAAGATTGCTGTTATGATCTTCAAGAAATTCGTCGGTGCGCAGATTGTTACCGAATATCGAATGAGAAATCGGAGAAAATGTGGTTCTGTATACCATGCAACCCACCGCATCAACTTGTTTATGCTAAACAAAAAGGATATCCTTATTGGCCAGCCAAAGTTATGCAAATTAATGGCAATGTCTACGATGTTCGATTCTTTGGGGGACATCACATGCGGGCTAACatagaaaaagtttttattcgGCCGATTAGCGTCAGCTTACAAACTTTACAG ATAAAGAGATCAACGGCATGGAACAGAGCTTTTGAAGAATTGAAACATCATCAACACTTACTACAAAAGTCGGGCAAGAATATTGAAGACATAGATGGTGGCAGTGACTATGATGGACCCAAAGCTGCAAAAATTCGGCATGTAGATTCAGCAAGTTTGAAAGAAACTTCTCACAACAGCAATACAACGAAACagattataaaagatttaagaGTTAAAGTCGAACGTCTAAGTACTGATGGTCATGGAGAATTAACAGCATCTCAAGAGACCAAAGGAAATAAATCTCCAAGAAGTAAAGCTGGAAGTGAAGAAAGACAAGTCCCACACTTGCCAGTAGCAGAGGATGAACCTACAAGAGAAATATCCAGTACATGTCCACAAGGTTTAAAGAAGGAGGGATCTCAAGAAGACATGGTAACATCTAGTTCTCAAGAACCAAGATCTAAATGTGTTCTCGTGCAAACAGAGCAAATTCAAACAGAAGTGATACCAGCAAAG ATAAAAAGGGAACGTAGGACTTCTGAACAACCTATAACAACGGCGTTAGAAAAACTACGACGAGAATTGGAACTTGACAAATGcagagaaatggaaagacTTCAAGCAGAACATGCCAAAGAGTTGAGGCAACTAACTGATAGACATCAACAGATTATatctgaaattaaaaagaaacaatgg TGTTACAACTGTGAAGCTGAAGCTATATATCATTGTTGCTGGAACACAGCTTATTGCAGTACTGATTGTCAACAGGTTCACTGGCAACGTGAACACAAAAGGGTCTGTCGACGTAAACGCTAA
- the LOC122635692 gene encoding pancreatic triacylglycerol lipase-like isoform X3 has product MSFIARFVFLLTFLNLSKSSTNDMQHRLTADKSQGFFLGEVLLDALVNPMGTAQNDRSVINNIFDPNLIAEDVTFELYTRNNPVQAYFLKVDDIIGLKESPFESENPTKILIHGWTDSANTYWLQDFRQNYLTVGNYNVISVNWFPASLKEYWIAAKLTRQVGKYIAEMLNFLVSQTDLSLDDIHILGHSLGAHVAGFAGMEVSGTIGRITGMDPARPGTLGFIRSIGHADFYPNGGTFRQPGCPVFSAQYCSHARAHDFMGESIINPLTFGAVQCNSWIEFKAAKCRDNSTIVFMGENVSRNARGSFFLETNPQPPFGKNEI; this is encoded by the exons ATGTCGTTCATCGCTCGGTTTGTGTTCTTGTTAACTTTTCTAA ATTTATCTAAAAGTTCCACCAATGATATGCAACACCGTTTAACAGCGGATAAATCACAAGGATTTTTTTTAGGAGAAGTACTTTTAGATGCTCTTGTTAATCCAATGGGTACAGCCCAAAATGATCGATcggttataaataatattttcgatccgAATTTGATAGCCGAAGATGTTACATTCGAGCTCTATACAAGAAATAATCCTGTTCAAGCATATTTTTTGAAGGTGGATGATATAATAGGACTAAAAGAATCTCCATTTGAATCTGAAAATCCTACAAAGATACTCATTCATGGATGGACCGATAGTGCAAACACTTATTGGCTGCAAGATTTTCGACAAAATTACCTAACAGTGGgaaattataatgttattagCGTCAATTGGTTCCCTGCATCGCTGAAAGAGTATTGGATCGCTGCAAAACTAACTCGCCAG GTCGGCAAATATATAGCAGAAATGTTGAATTTTCTTGTCTCACAAACTGATCTCTCGCTggacgatatacatatattaggACATAGTTTAGGAGCTCATGTCGCTGGATTTGCTGGGATGGAAGTATCCGGAACAATTGGAAGAATAACTGGCATGGATCCAGCTCGACCAG GGACACTTGGCTTCATTAGATCGATTGGTCATGCAGATTTCTATCCAAACGGAGGAACGTTCAGGCAGCCTGGATGTCCTGTCTTCTCAGCAc AATACTGCAGTCATGCTAGAGCTCACGATTTTATGGGCGAATCTATTATCAATCCATTAACTTTCGGTGCTGTTCAATGCAATAGTTGGATAGAATTCAAAGCAGCCAAGTGCAGAGATAACTCTACTATAGTGTTCATGGGTGAAAACGTTAGTCGGAATGCTCGTGGTTCATTTTTCTTGGAAACTAATCCACAACCACCATTCGGaaaaaatgagatataa